The window TTTACAGATTCTACAATCTTAGATGTTACCAATGCAGACCAGGTAAATGACTTCTTTTATGATAATAAACCTGATTTTTGTATCAACGCTTCTGCATATACAGCAGTAGACTTGGCAGAGAAAGAAGAAGAAAAAGCCTTTGCAGTCAATGCACATGGAGTAGCTCATCTTGCTCAGGCTTGTGCAGATTATAAGGCCATTCTGATTCACGTCTCTACAGACTATGTTTTTGATGGAGATACCAATCTTCCTTATTCAGAAGATGATTTTACCAATCCAATAGGAGTGTATGGAGCATCAAAAAGAAAAGGTGAAGAATTAGCATTGGAAATTAATCCTAAAACAATTATTCTGAGAACTTCCTGGCTATATTCTGAGTTTAATAAGAACTTTGTGAAAACAATGTTGAATCTATTCTCTCAGAAAACAGAATTGGGAATTGTGGCTGATCAGTTTGGGCAGCCTACAAATGCAAATGATCTTGCAGCTGCTATCATGGATATTATCGAAAACCCGAATAAAACCTTTGGAATTTTCCATTTTTCAAACTATCCGGAAACCACTTGGTTTGATTTTGCAAAGAAAATCGCTGAATTTTCAAAATCTTCAATACAATTGAATGCATTAACAACCGAACAATATCCTACTCCAGCCAAAAGACCTGTAAGAAGTACAATGTCTCTGGATAAAATAGAAGAGATTTATAAAATTGAGCCAAAACATTGGGAACACAGTCTTGAAGAATGTGTTGAGATCCTTACACAACAATAATATTATGAAAAATATTGCCATCATCTTTTCAATACTATGTATTCAGCTTTGGAATGCACAAAATGTCTATCTGAGTAAAGTTGAGAAAACCA of the Chryseobacterium capnotolerans genome contains:
- the rfbD gene encoding dTDP-4-dehydrorhamnose reductase translates to MKKIAVIGSNGQLGNCIRKIAPDFENQYEFIFTDSTILDVTNADQVNDFFYDNKPDFCINASAYTAVDLAEKEEEKAFAVNAHGVAHLAQACADYKAILIHVSTDYVFDGDTNLPYSEDDFTNPIGVYGASKRKGEELALEINPKTIILRTSWLYSEFNKNFVKTMLNLFSQKTELGIVADQFGQPTNANDLAAAIMDIIENPNKTFGIFHFSNYPETTWFDFAKKIAEFSKSSIQLNALTTEQYPTPAKRPVRSTMSLDKIEEIYKIEPKHWEHSLEECVEILTQQ